One segment of Acidobacteriota bacterium DNA contains the following:
- a CDS encoding IS256 family transposase, with protein MARRKRSGVATEWKELVAKDEGLREVIQGVVQEVLEAEMDEAIGAGKWERTDARVGYRAGYYPRTLVTRVGKLELRVPQDRHGRFSTEVFERYQRSEKALVVALAEMYAQGVSTRKVKAITEQLCGDEFSASTISRINKKLDTELDKFATRKLEEPYPYLILDARYEKVREDGVIRRRAVLTGIGINWEGRRCVLGVELANRETSSSWRTFLEGLRKRGLSGVEFVVADDHAGLKRAVAEILPEAAWQRCYVHFLRNALDYLPRKADDDCRQELRWLYDRRSLEEARRDLAAWLDKWQKKYPKLCDWVEENIEETLTYYRLPIQHHKHLKSTNMLERINEEIRRRTRVIRIFPNVASCLRLVRALTVEMHENWIEATRYINMDLLKEHKKEALRKLDEAA; from the coding sequence ATGGCCCGTAGAAAGCGTAGCGGTGTGGCGACGGAATGGAAAGAGCTGGTCGCGAAAGATGAGGGTCTTCGAGAGGTGATCCAGGGAGTCGTGCAGGAGGTGCTCGAGGCGGAGATGGACGAGGCGATTGGAGCTGGCAAGTGGGAGCGGACCGATGCCCGGGTGGGGTACCGGGCAGGGTACTACCCGCGGACGCTGGTGACGCGAGTCGGCAAGCTGGAGCTTCGTGTACCACAGGATCGTCACGGCAGGTTTTCGACCGAAGTTTTCGAGCGATATCAGCGGAGTGAGAAGGCGCTGGTGGTGGCGCTTGCCGAGATGTACGCGCAGGGCGTGTCGACGAGGAAGGTGAAAGCAATCACCGAGCAACTGTGCGGAGACGAGTTTTCGGCGTCGACGATCAGCCGGATCAACAAGAAGCTGGACACGGAGCTCGACAAGTTTGCGACGAGGAAGCTGGAGGAGCCCTACCCTTATCTGATTTTGGACGCGCGGTACGAGAAGGTCCGCGAGGACGGAGTAATTCGCCGTCGTGCGGTGCTGACAGGGATCGGTATCAATTGGGAAGGTCGGCGCTGTGTGCTGGGCGTGGAGCTGGCAAATCGGGAGACGTCTTCGAGCTGGAGGACATTCCTCGAGGGCCTGCGCAAGAGAGGGTTAAGCGGCGTGGAGTTTGTCGTCGCAGACGATCACGCCGGGCTGAAGCGGGCGGTGGCGGAGATCCTACCTGAGGCGGCGTGGCAGCGGTGCTACGTGCACTTCCTGAGGAACGCACTGGACTACCTTCCCAGGAAGGCTGATGACGATTGCCGGCAGGAGCTGCGGTGGCTGTACGACCGGCGGAGCCTCGAGGAGGCGCGGCGAGACCTGGCGGCCTGGCTCGACAAGTGGCAGAAGAAGTACCCCAAGCTCTGTGACTGGGTCGAGGAGAACATCGAGGAGACGCTGACCTACTACCGCCTCCCGATCCAGCATCACAAACACCTGAAGTCGACCAACATGCTGGAAAGGATTAACGAGGAGATCAGGCGCCGGACCAGAGTCATCCGGATCTTCCCCAATGTCGCGAGCTGTCTCCGCCTGGTGCGCGCACTGACCGTGGAAATGCACGAGAACTGGATCGAGGCGACCCGTTACATCAACATGGACCTGCTCAAGGAACACAAAAAGGAGGCGCTCAGAAAGCTCGACGAGGCGGCGTGA
- a CDS encoding diheme cytochrome c-553 yields the protein MKCLNSFLVSTMALLGLVVLMGGCLPSEPGPPTQEEMVERGRYLVTIGGCNDCHTPKVFSGGSAAPDESRLLSGHPQDLELPEYDAAMVGPGKWVLMNEHMTAAVGPWGVSFAANLTPDVDTGSGDWTAQEFIDAMHTGTHRGIGRPILPPMPWFNLATAPEEDLRAIFAFLQSLPPISNQVPDAIEPPVM from the coding sequence ATGAAGTGTCTGAATTCGTTTCTCGTGTCCACGATGGCGCTGCTCGGGCTCGTCGTGCTGATGGGCGGCTGCCTTCCGAGCGAGCCTGGCCCCCCGACCCAGGAGGAGATGGTGGAGCGCGGCAGGTACCTGGTGACCATCGGAGGTTGCAACGACTGCCACACGCCGAAGGTCTTCTCGGGCGGCAGCGCGGCTCCGGACGAAAGCCGCCTGCTGTCGGGCCACCCACAGGACCTCGAGCTGCCCGAGTACGACGCGGCCATGGTGGGTCCTGGCAAGTGGGTGCTGATGAACGAGCACATGACCGCTGCGGTGGGTCCGTGGGGTGTGTCCTTCGCGGCCAACCTGACGCCTGACGTCGATACCGGCAGCGGCGACTGGACCGCCCAGGAGTTCATCGACGCGATGCATACCGGGACCCACCGGGGTATCGGCCGACCGATCCTGCCGCCGATGCCCTGGTTCAACCTCGCGACCGCACCCGAGGAGGATCTGCGGGCCATCTTCGCCTTTCTGCAGTCGCTGCCGCCGATCTCGAACCAGGTGCCTGACGCGATCGAACCGCCGGTGATGTGA